One Fontisphaera persica DNA window includes the following coding sequences:
- the pyrE gene encoding orotate phosphoribosyltransferase, translating into MTATEALQVFRETGALLEGHFILRSGLRSRQYFQCALALQHMPTVERFGAALAAKVRHLAPATVIAPAMGGLVIGQEVARQLRCRFIFAEKEEGKLVLRRGFTIQPGERLLVVEDVVTKGGRVQETLDIVRQHGGVPLAVAVLVDRSNGTVDFGLPFFSLIQMHVETFAPDQLPPDLAAIPPVKPGSK; encoded by the coding sequence ATGACTGCAACGGAAGCTTTGCAAGTTTTTCGGGAAACCGGCGCGCTGCTGGAGGGACATTTTATTTTGCGCAGTGGCCTGCGGAGCCGCCAATACTTTCAATGCGCGCTGGCCCTGCAACACATGCCCACGGTCGAGCGCTTTGGCGCCGCCCTGGCCGCGAAGGTCCGCCATCTGGCGCCCGCCACGGTCATCGCCCCTGCCATGGGCGGTCTGGTCATTGGCCAGGAAGTCGCCCGCCAACTGCGCTGCCGTTTCATCTTTGCCGAGAAAGAGGAGGGCAAGCTGGTATTGCGTCGTGGCTTTACTATCCAGCCGGGCGAACGCCTGCTGGTGGTGGAGGACGTCGTAACCAAGGGCGGGCGGGTGCAGGAGACGCTGGACATCGTGCGGCAGCACGGGGGGGTGCCGCTGGCGGTGGCTGTGCTGGTGGACCGCTCCAATGGCACGGTGGACTTTGGCCTTCCCTTTTTCAGTCTCATTCAGATGCACGTGGAGACGTTTGCGCCCGACCAACTGCCGCCGGACCTCGCCGCCATTCCGCCGGTAAAACCGGGCAGCAAATAG
- a CDS encoding M20 family metallopeptidase yields MTPADPIKLLRELVALPSVNPALVPPGTAGTGEGLMVDFLTAVAAQGGLEVERQEVAPHRFNLWLRLAPPGAVRMRIWLAPHLDTVPPADAAQLQPVVHQGRLYGRGACDTKGSVAAMLAALLQLARHGPRPAGVEITLLALVDEEHHQLGSRAVAASGRRADLAIVGEPTGCRVVTAHKGNTWIQLATRGRAAHGSTPEKGRNAVEAMSRVIQILSTTGRAALQRRKHPLLGCPTLSVGRIEGGSQPNIVPDACTLTLDRRLLPGESTASAVREIQRWLREAGMRGVTVTNLKPVSCPALATPADLPLVRDLMRAARCPRPLGAPFFCDAAILAGAGTPSVVFGPGDVAQAHTADEYVSLAQVQQATDILRHFLEQLEA; encoded by the coding sequence GTGACGCCCGCCGACCCCATCAAATTACTGCGCGAGCTGGTGGCGCTGCCCAGCGTCAACCCCGCGCTTGTCCCTCCCGGCACGGCTGGCACAGGCGAAGGGTTGATGGTTGATTTTTTGACCGCCGTGGCGGCCCAGGGCGGCCTGGAGGTGGAGCGGCAGGAAGTGGCCCCCCACCGTTTTAATTTGTGGTTGCGCCTGGCGCCTCCCGGGGCGGTGCGCATGCGCATCTGGCTGGCCCCGCATCTTGACACGGTACCGCCCGCGGATGCCGCGCAACTTCAGCCCGTCGTCCACCAGGGGCGGTTGTACGGGCGGGGAGCCTGTGACACCAAAGGCTCGGTAGCCGCCATGCTGGCCGCGCTTCTCCAACTGGCCCGCCATGGCCCGCGGCCCGCAGGCGTGGAAATCACCCTGCTGGCGCTGGTGGATGAGGAGCATCACCAGCTTGGCTCGCGCGCGGTTGCCGCCAGTGGACGCCGGGCCGATTTGGCGATTGTGGGTGAACCCACCGGCTGCCGCGTGGTTACGGCGCACAAAGGCAACACGTGGATTCAACTCGCCACCCGGGGCCGCGCCGCGCATGGGTCCACGCCTGAAAAAGGACGCAATGCCGTTGAGGCGATGAGCCGGGTCATTCAAATCCTGAGCACCACGGGCAGGGCCGCGTTGCAACGGCGAAAACATCCGTTGCTGGGCTGCCCCACCTTGAGTGTGGGACGCATTGAAGGCGGCTCCCAGCCCAACATTGTGCCAGATGCCTGCACGCTGACCTTGGACCGCCGTTTGCTGCCGGGGGAAAGCACCGCCAGTGCCGTCCGTGAAATCCAGCGCTGGCTGCGCGAGGCGGGGATGCGCGGGGTGACGGTGACGAATCTCAAACCCGTTTCCTGCCCCGCCCTGGCCACACCGGCGGATTTGCCGCTGGTTCGGGACCTCATGCGGGCGGCCCGCTGCCCCCGCCCCCTGGGCGCGCCATTCTTTTGCGATGCCGCGATATTGGCCGGCGCCGGCACCCCTTCGGTGGTCTTTGGCCCCGGTGACGTTGCGCAAGCGCATACCGCCGACGAATACGTGAGCCTGGCCCAGGTGCAACAAGCCACGGACATCTTGCGCCATTTTCTGGAGCAGCTCGAGGCATGA